The Pseudomonas berkeleyensis genome includes a region encoding these proteins:
- a CDS encoding aminotransferase-like domain-containing protein, whose protein sequence is MWLPDLQDSALPTYLALVEAIASAIGRGELKPGERLPPQRRLAWTLGINPSTVMLAYREAARRHLVSGEVGRGTYVLAGSREASLFRLKQPTAQGDLIDLSTNVPVHDPDNRDLSASLAALAARGELDALQAYPSAALVERAHLAGVTWLRRRGLELAPGGLLLCAGAQQGVSAALLALCEAGEPILVERYTAPGIKAAARQLRLPLHGVAMDEHGILPDDLDRLARATGARVAVFTPCLQNPTGASLDAERRAAIAEVARRRGLWIIEDDVYGVLGSEAPLAVQLPERCLLISSLSKSVAPGLRLGFIAGAPELLERIDPEAQATRWAVTPLSLALGCEWIESGIAEQRLAWQIDELQQRWRLAARVLGPRMPQGRAVAPHLWLDADAPAGLAEACRQNGVEVVPAEVFAVEANPGNAVRISLAAAASRVELKRALEGIVAAWPV, encoded by the coding sequence ATGTGGCTTCCTGACCTTCAAGACAGCGCCTTACCGACATACCTGGCATTGGTCGAAGCCATTGCCTCGGCCATCGGACGTGGTGAACTCAAGCCCGGCGAGCGCCTGCCGCCGCAGCGACGCCTGGCCTGGACGCTGGGCATCAACCCGAGCACGGTGATGCTCGCCTACCGTGAGGCCGCGCGTCGGCACCTGGTCTCTGGCGAGGTTGGGCGCGGCACCTACGTGCTGGCCGGCAGCCGCGAAGCGAGCCTGTTCCGGCTCAAGCAACCGACCGCGCAGGGCGATTTGATCGACCTGTCGACCAACGTGCCAGTGCATGATCCGGACAACCGTGACCTGTCCGCCAGCCTCGCTGCGCTGGCTGCACGTGGCGAGCTGGACGCGTTGCAGGCCTACCCGTCAGCGGCACTGGTCGAGCGTGCGCACTTGGCCGGCGTGACCTGGCTGCGTCGACGCGGCCTGGAACTGGCGCCGGGCGGCCTGCTGCTCTGCGCCGGTGCCCAGCAGGGTGTGTCGGCCGCGCTGCTGGCGCTGTGCGAAGCGGGCGAGCCGATCCTGGTGGAGCGCTACACCGCGCCGGGTATCAAGGCGGCCGCGCGCCAGTTGCGCCTGCCGCTGCACGGCGTGGCGATGGACGAGCACGGCATCCTGCCCGATGACCTCGACCGCCTGGCCCGTGCCACCGGGGCGCGTGTGGCGGTGTTCACGCCCTGTCTGCAGAACCCCACCGGCGCCAGTCTGGACGCCGAACGGCGCGCGGCCATCGCCGAGGTGGCGCGGCGCCGTGGCTTGTGGATCATCGAGGATGATGTCTACGGCGTGCTCGGCAGCGAGGCGCCACTGGCGGTGCAGCTTCCCGAGCGTTGCCTGTTGATCAGCAGCCTGTCCAAGAGCGTCGCGCCCGGATTGCGCCTGGGCTTTATCGCAGGCGCGCCGGAGCTGCTCGAACGCATCGATCCCGAGGCCCAGGCCACGCGCTGGGCCGTGACGCCGCTGAGTCTGGCACTGGGCTGCGAATGGATCGAAAGCGGCATTGCCGAACAGCGCCTGGCCTGGCAGATCGACGAGTTGCAACAACGCTGGCGTCTAGCCGCGCGCGTGCTCGGGCCGCGCATGCCGCAGGGTAGGGCGGTGGCACCACACCTGTGGCTGGACGCTGACGCGCCGGCAGGCCTGGCTGAGGCTTGTCGGCAGAACGGTGTGGAGGTGGTGCCGGCCGAGGTGTTCGCGGTGGAGGCCAATCCAGGAAATGCCGTGCGCATCAGCCTCGCGGCGGCAGCCAGTCGGGTCGAACTCAAGCGGGCATTGGAAGGGATCGTGGCGGCTTGGCCTGTTTAG
- a CDS encoding acyl-CoA dehydrogenase family protein, whose amino-acid sequence MKPSLHAETHEVFNQVPSLDGANLYRLDLPLQEWIRRYDGGWADERLSAYGALAGGALMQAGFLANENKPVFKSHDRYGNRIDLVEFHPAYHELMRTAVEHGLPSLPWTDPRAGAHVARAGLTYMHSQAEAASGCPLTMTFAAVPAIRLQPNVAEQWLPKILATEYDPRNLPMEQKAGVTIGMAMTEKQGGTDVRANTTRAYPIGLGGPGQGYELVGHKWFCSAPMCDAFLTLAYTDKGLSCFLLPRHRPDGTRNQFYIQRLKNKLGNWANASSEVEYRGAFAWMLGEEGRGVPTIIEMVAMTRFDCMVGSSSLMRQALTQAAHHCAHRQVGGKRLADQPLMQNVLADLALESEAALALCMRMGRALDQQHDEQEDKFARLVTAVGKYWICKRAPEMIYEASECMGGAGYVEETILPRLYREAPVNSIWEGSGNVQCLDVLRALSKEPGVLDALFAELGDGHGDARLKAHIQRLKADFADTADIQYRARQLTEDMAVALQAKLLLEAGNATVSDAFIASRLEGRGRVYGTLPRGVDVEALLARSTPHLA is encoded by the coding sequence ATGAAACCTAGCCTGCATGCCGAAACCCATGAGGTGTTCAACCAGGTGCCGAGCCTGGACGGCGCCAACCTCTATCGCCTCGATCTACCGTTGCAGGAATGGATTCGTCGCTACGACGGTGGTTGGGCGGACGAGCGCCTGAGCGCTTATGGCGCACTGGCCGGCGGTGCATTGATGCAGGCCGGCTTTCTCGCCAACGAGAACAAGCCGGTGTTCAAGAGCCATGACCGCTATGGCAACCGCATCGATCTGGTGGAGTTTCACCCGGCCTATCACGAGTTGATGCGCACGGCCGTCGAGCATGGTCTGCCGTCACTGCCCTGGACAGACCCACGCGCTGGCGCGCATGTCGCCCGTGCCGGCTTGACCTATATGCACAGCCAGGCCGAAGCAGCGAGCGGCTGCCCATTGACCATGACCTTCGCCGCCGTGCCGGCCATTCGCTTGCAGCCCAACGTCGCCGAGCAATGGCTGCCGAAGATCCTCGCGACCGAGTACGACCCGCGCAACTTGCCGATGGAACAGAAGGCTGGTGTCACCATTGGCATGGCCATGACCGAGAAGCAGGGCGGCACCGACGTGCGCGCCAACACCACCCGCGCTTATCCCATCGGTCTCGGCGGGCCGGGGCAGGGTTACGAGCTGGTCGGCCATAAATGGTTCTGCTCGGCGCCGATGTGCGATGCCTTCCTCACCCTGGCTTACACCGACAAGGGCTTGTCGTGCTTCCTGCTGCCGCGTCATCGCCCGGACGGCACGCGCAACCAGTTCTATATCCAGCGCCTGAAGAACAAGCTGGGCAACTGGGCCAACGCCTCCAGCGAGGTGGAATACCGTGGCGCCTTCGCCTGGATGCTCGGCGAGGAAGGGCGCGGCGTGCCGACCATCATCGAGATGGTGGCCATGACCCGCTTCGACTGCATGGTCGGCTCCAGTAGCCTGATGCGCCAGGCCCTGACCCAGGCCGCGCACCACTGCGCACACCGTCAGGTGGGCGGCAAGCGGCTCGCCGACCAGCCGCTGATGCAGAACGTACTCGCCGATCTGGCGCTGGAAAGCGAAGCCGCGCTGGCGCTGTGCATGCGCATGGGGCGTGCGCTCGACCAGCAGCATGACGAGCAGGAAGACAAGTTCGCCCGCCTGGTCACTGCCGTGGGCAAGTACTGGATCTGCAAACGCGCGCCGGAAATGATCTACGAGGCGAGCGAGTGCATGGGCGGCGCCGGTTACGTCGAGGAAACCATCCTGCCGCGTCTGTATCGCGAAGCGCCGGTCAACTCGATCTGGGAAGGTTCGGGTAACGTGCAGTGTTTGGACGTGCTACGCGCTTTGTCCAAGGAACCGGGCGTACTCGATGCGCTGTTCGCCGAGCTGGGCGATGGCCATGGCGATGCTCGTCTGAAGGCACATATTCAGCGTCTGAAAGCCGATTTTGCCGATACCGCCGATATCCAGTACCGCGCGCGCCAGCTCACCGAGGATATGGCCGTGGCGCTGCAGGCCAAGCTGCTGCTGGAGGCGGGCAACGCCACCGTCTCCGATGCCTTTATCGCCAGCCGCCTGGAGGGCCGTGGCCGGGTCTACGGCACCTTGCCGCGTGGTGTCGACGTCGAGGCACTGCTGGCACGCAGCACGCCTCACCTGGCCTGA
- a CDS encoding lytic murein transglycosylase: MPPQLPRRTLALLPILLLAACAQAPAESLPATPSPAVTQTTPTAPAPSFSEWQQALRNEALANGIDAAVFDRAFAGISPDPAVLKADSSQPEFTRPVWEYLDGAVSSSRIGRGRVLLAQHNSVLQRIEQQYGVEARILVAIWGLESNFGSNIGSHSVIRSLSTLAFEGRRQAFWRTQLLAALQILQHGDIPSDRMIGSWAGAMGQTQFMPTTYNQHAVDFDGDGKRDLWSSSSDALASAAHYLQSSGWQRGQPWGFEVRLPAGFDYSLADPEQRRTLTEWAELGVRPLSPTGAAANARANLSLPAGHRGPAFLLLDNFRSILKYNNSTSYALAIGLLADNLVRPTTVQGSWPRDEHQLGRSERIELQELLTVNGFDPGPADGIIGANTRKAIRALQLQLNWPADGYPTQQLLQQLRGR, translated from the coding sequence ATGCCACCTCAGCTACCTCGCCGCACTCTGGCCCTGCTCCCTATCCTCCTGCTGGCAGCCTGCGCTCAGGCTCCCGCTGAAAGCCTGCCGGCGACACCCAGCCCCGCCGTCACGCAGACGACGCCCACGGCTCCAGCGCCAAGCTTCTCCGAATGGCAGCAAGCATTGCGCAATGAAGCGCTGGCCAATGGCATCGATGCTGCCGTGTTCGACCGAGCATTTGCCGGCATCAGCCCTGACCCGGCCGTACTCAAGGCCGACAGTAGCCAACCAGAATTCACCCGACCGGTGTGGGAATACCTTGATGGCGCCGTGTCCTCCAGCCGTATCGGCCGCGGGCGTGTTCTGCTGGCGCAGCACAACAGCGTGCTACAGCGCATCGAGCAACAGTACGGGGTAGAAGCCCGCATACTGGTGGCGATCTGGGGCCTGGAAAGCAACTTCGGCAGCAACATTGGCAGCCACAGTGTGATCCGTTCGCTGTCCACGCTGGCTTTCGAAGGCCGTCGTCAGGCCTTCTGGCGCACCCAGCTGCTGGCCGCCCTGCAGATTCTGCAGCATGGTGACATCCCCAGCGATCGCATGATCGGTTCCTGGGCCGGCGCCATGGGCCAGACCCAGTTCATGCCCACCACCTACAACCAGCACGCCGTCGATTTCGATGGCGATGGCAAGCGCGACCTGTGGAGTTCCTCCAGCGATGCCCTGGCCTCTGCCGCTCATTACCTGCAATCCTCGGGCTGGCAGCGCGGCCAACCCTGGGGTTTCGAAGTACGTCTACCGGCAGGCTTCGACTACTCTCTGGCCGACCCGGAGCAACGCCGCACCCTGACCGAATGGGCCGAGCTTGGCGTGCGTCCGCTGTCGCCTACCGGTGCCGCCGCCAATGCTCGCGCCAACCTGTCGCTGCCTGCCGGTCACCGCGGCCCGGCATTCCTCTTGCTGGACAACTTCCGCAGCATCCTCAAGTACAACAACTCCACCTCCTATGCCCTGGCCATCGGTCTGCTCGCCGACAACCTGGTGCGCCCAACGACAGTTCAGGGAAGCTGGCCACGTGACGAGCACCAATTAGGCCGCAGCGAGCGTATCGAGCTGCAGGAGCTGCTGACCGTGAATGGTTTCGATCCCGGCCCTGCCGACGGCATCATCGGCGCCAACACACGCAAGGCCATTCGCGCCCTGCAATTGCAGCTGAACTGGCCGGCGGACGGCTACCCCACCCAACAACTGCTGCAGCAGCTGCGCGGCCGCTGA
- the amn gene encoding AMP nucleosidase: MFSSPYAGKIGAYVQSGRCTVKACSDDFIVALTPEEAVDRLAALHQEATGALGHALKRYLKERIRPDASEHCLFRYPELRLTYLCQGEVPTTVRAYAKVQVPGTYAITVTQPAAFRKYLLEQLRPLMNDFTLRVEVGRSQQNIPYPYVVEGGDELAGSGVTAAELARVFPSTDLSAATDGTADGLYDWENIDPLPLALFDAARTDFSLKRIQHYTGSDWRHVQPWILLTNYHRYVDQFIRHGLDMLVGDSRFTRMVLPGNVVVERGMAEGEMQAIIENVVWHRYQMPAYHLQAEDGHGVTLVNIGVGPSNAKNITDHLAVLRPHCWLMIGHCGGLRQSQTIGDYVLAHAYMRRDGILDRVLPPHIPLPALAEVQQALQEAAKLVTGEQGDELKKRLRTGTVLTYDDRNWELRWAQERPLINLSRAVAVDMESGTIAAQGYRLRVPYGTLLCVSDKPLHSEIKLPGAAGAFYERAVTQHLHIGIAALELMRSQLNSLHSRKLRSFDEPPFR, from the coding sequence ATGTTTTCGTCACCGTATGCAGGCAAGATAGGCGCGTACGTTCAGTCAGGAAGATGCACAGTGAAAGCCTGCTCAGATGATTTCATCGTTGCCCTCACTCCCGAAGAGGCGGTCGATCGCCTCGCCGCGTTGCACCAGGAGGCCACTGGCGCCCTGGGCCACGCGCTCAAGCGCTACCTCAAGGAACGCATCCGTCCCGATGCCAGCGAGCACTGCCTGTTCCGCTACCCCGAATTGCGCCTGACCTACCTGTGCCAGGGCGAGGTGCCGACCACCGTGCGCGCCTACGCCAAGGTGCAGGTACCGGGCACCTACGCCATCACCGTGACCCAGCCGGCGGCCTTCCGTAAATACCTGCTGGAGCAGCTACGCCCGCTGATGAACGACTTCACCCTGCGTGTGGAAGTCGGCCGCAGCCAGCAGAACATTCCTTACCCGTACGTGGTCGAGGGCGGCGATGAGCTGGCCGGCAGTGGCGTGACCGCCGCCGAGCTGGCGCGCGTATTCCCCAGCACCGACCTGTCCGCCGCCACCGACGGCACCGCCGATGGCCTGTACGACTGGGAGAACATCGATCCGCTGCCGCTGGCACTGTTCGACGCGGCGCGTACCGACTTCTCGCTCAAGCGCATCCAGCACTACACCGGCAGCGACTGGCGCCATGTGCAGCCGTGGATCCTGCTGACCAACTATCACCGCTATGTCGATCAGTTCATCCGCCACGGCTTGGACATGCTGGTGGGCGACTCGCGCTTCACCCGTATGGTGCTGCCGGGCAACGTGGTGGTCGAGCGCGGCATGGCCGAAGGCGAGATGCAGGCGATCATCGAGAACGTGGTCTGGCACCGCTACCAGATGCCGGCCTACCACCTGCAGGCCGAGGACGGCCACGGTGTCACCCTGGTCAATATCGGTGTCGGCCCATCCAACGCCAAGAACATCACCGACCACCTCGCCGTGCTGCGTCCGCATTGCTGGTTGATGATCGGCCATTGCGGCGGCCTGCGTCAGTCGCAGACCATCGGCGACTACGTGCTGGCCCACGCCTATATGCGCCGCGACGGCATTCTCGACCGCGTGCTGCCGCCGCATATCCCGCTGCCGGCGCTGGCCGAAGTACAGCAGGCGCTACAGGAGGCCGCCAAACTGGTCACCGGCGAGCAGGGCGACGAGTTGAAGAAGCGCCTGCGCACCGGCACCGTGTTGACCTACGACGACCGCAACTGGGAGCTGCGCTGGGCCCAGGAGCGGCCGTTGATCAACCTGTCGCGTGCGGTGGCGGTGGACATGGAAAGCGGCACCATCGCCGCGCAAGGCTATCGCCTGCGGGTGCCCTACGGCACGCTGCTGTGCGTGTCGGACAAACCGCTGCACAGCGAGATCAAGCTGCCCGGCGCGGCCGGTGCTTTCTACGAGCGCGCTGTGACCCAGCACCTGCATATCGGCATCGCCGCGCTGGAGCTGATGCGCAGCCAGCTCAACTCGCTGCACTCGCGTAAGTTGCGCAGCTTCGATGAGCCGCCGTTCCGCTGA
- a CDS encoding energy-coupling factor ABC transporter permease, with product MHIEPGVVEGAKILLSYATAVTAFGLTAKLALDSVRNNGGVAALVLRSLLTTALVFCFFEVFPHHPVGVSEVHLILGSTLLLLFGAGAAAIGLAAGLLLQGLLFAQFDLPQYGMNVTTLLIPLWGISLLAKRIVAPGTAYVDLSYKQALALSTAYQGGIVAWVAFWAFYGHGFSSENLAAVGSFGLAYMSVILIEPLIDLGVLAGAKALSRFSQGPLFNVRLHQAA from the coding sequence ATGCATATCGAACCCGGTGTCGTCGAAGGCGCCAAGATCCTCCTCAGCTACGCAACGGCCGTCACCGCTTTCGGTCTGACCGCCAAACTCGCCCTGGACAGCGTACGCAACAACGGCGGTGTCGCCGCCCTGGTGTTGCGCAGCCTGCTGACCACCGCCCTGGTGTTCTGCTTCTTCGAAGTCTTCCCGCATCACCCGGTGGGTGTTTCCGAGGTGCATCTGATCCTCGGTTCTACCCTGTTGTTGCTGTTCGGTGCCGGTGCAGCAGCCATCGGTCTGGCGGCTGGTTTGCTGCTGCAGGGGCTGCTATTCGCTCAGTTCGACCTGCCGCAGTACGGCATGAACGTCACCACGCTGCTTATCCCGTTGTGGGGCATCAGCCTGCTGGCCAAGCGCATCGTTGCGCCGGGTACCGCCTACGTCGATCTTTCCTACAAGCAGGCACTGGCGCTGTCGACTGCCTACCAGGGTGGCATCGTCGCTTGGGTCGCGTTCTGGGCCTTCTACGGTCACGGTTTCTCCAGCGAAAACCTGGCAGCCGTGGGCAGCTTCGGCCTGGCCTACATGAGCGTGATCCTGATCGAGCCGCTTATCGACCTGGGCGTGCTGGCCGGTGCCAAGGCGTTGTCGCGCTTCAGCCAGGGGCCGCTGTTCAACGTGCGCCTGCACCAGGCAGCCTGA
- the ahr gene encoding NADPH-dependent aldehyde reductase Ahr, protein MSNNDELATFTGWAATAPKAPLERLSYDPGPLGAEEVEVAVEYCGICHSDQSMIDNEWGNARYPFIPGHEVVGTIVRLGEQARGLKLGQRVGIGWYKGSCMHCGSCMEGSHQLCRSVKPTIVGSHGGFADRLRSHWAWAMPLPEGLDPALVGPLFCAGSTVFSPLLEFDIKPTDRVGVVGIGGLGHLALRFLNAWGCEVTAFTSSLSKQDEAKRLGAHKVVASTDSAAMKAIAGSLDFLLVTASADLDWIALLGTLRGKGRLHFVGIVPSAIPVHVFNLIPQQKSLSGSPVGSPSSMATMLEFCARHQILPQVEHFPMSQVNAAIDHLRSGKARYRVVLDASK, encoded by the coding sequence ATGAGCAACAACGACGAACTCGCCACCTTCACTGGCTGGGCCGCCACGGCGCCCAAGGCGCCACTGGAGCGCCTGAGCTACGACCCCGGCCCGCTCGGCGCCGAAGAGGTGGAAGTGGCGGTGGAATATTGCGGCATCTGCCACTCCGACCAGTCGATGATCGATAACGAATGGGGCAATGCGCGCTACCCCTTCATCCCCGGACATGAGGTGGTCGGCACCATCGTCCGTCTCGGCGAGCAGGCACGCGGCCTCAAGCTGGGCCAGCGCGTCGGCATCGGCTGGTACAAGGGCAGTTGCATGCATTGCGGCTCGTGCATGGAGGGTTCGCACCAGTTGTGCCGCTCGGTGAAGCCAACCATCGTTGGCAGTCACGGCGGTTTCGCCGATCGCTTGCGTTCGCACTGGGCCTGGGCCATGCCGCTGCCCGAAGGCCTCGACCCGGCACTGGTCGGCCCGCTGTTCTGCGCCGGCTCCACGGTATTCAGCCCGCTGCTGGAATTCGACATCAAACCGACCGACCGCGTCGGCGTGGTCGGCATCGGCGGCCTCGGCCACCTGGCGCTGCGCTTTCTCAACGCCTGGGGCTGCGAGGTGACGGCCTTCACCTCGTCGCTGAGCAAGCAGGACGAAGCCAAACGCCTGGGTGCACACAAGGTGGTGGCCTCCACCGACAGCGCGGCGATGAAGGCGATTGCCGGCAGCCTGGATTTCCTCCTGGTCACCGCCAGCGCGGACCTCGACTGGATTGCCCTGCTCGGCACCCTGCGCGGCAAGGGCCGCCTGCACTTCGTCGGTATCGTGCCCAGCGCCATCCCGGTGCATGTGTTCAACCTGATCCCACAGCAGAAGAGCCTGTCCGGCTCGCCGGTAGGCTCGCCATCGAGTATGGCGACCATGCTCGAGTTCTGCGCACGACACCAGATCCTGCCGCAGGTCGAACACTTCCCCATGAGCCAGGTGAACGCGGCCATCGACCACCTGCGCAGCGGCAAGGCGCGCTATCGCGTGGTGCTGGACGCCAGCAAATGA
- a CDS encoding acetyltransferase, whose protein sequence is MPLTLDTPTDTELPTLVEIWEAAVRATHHFLPESDLQVIKPLLREQYFPAVHLTCARDGSGRILGFLGTSEDMVEMLFVDPACHGQGVGKRLMRHAIDTLGATRVDVNEQNPQAVGFYQHLGFVVTDRSRLDGGGRPFPILHMQLTTP, encoded by the coding sequence ATGCCGCTGACTCTCGACACACCCACCGACACCGAACTGCCCACCCTGGTGGAAATCTGGGAGGCCGCCGTGCGCGCCACCCATCACTTCCTGCCGGAAAGCGACCTGCAGGTGATCAAGCCCTTGCTGCGCGAGCAGTATTTCCCAGCCGTGCATCTGACCTGTGCGCGCGATGGGTCGGGGCGAATACTGGGTTTTCTCGGTACCAGCGAAGACATGGTGGAAATGCTCTTCGTCGACCCGGCCTGCCACGGCCAAGGCGTGGGCAAACGGCTGATGCGCCATGCCATCGACACGCTGGGCGCCACCCGGGTCGATGTCAACGAGCAGAACCCGCAGGCTGTGGGTTTCTACCAGCATCTGGGTTTCGTCGTGACCGACCGCTCACGCCTGGACGGTGGCGGCCGCCCCTTCCCGATCCTGCATATGCAACTCACAACCCCGTAG
- a CDS encoding TetR/AcrR family transcriptional regulator: MAYRITEARLDRDQALRERILACALQRVSAGGFAALTMQALAEDVGIATGSLYRHFRSKGELAAEVFAAASQREVDALAMALRGSGSAAERLRTGLEQFAARAWHSRRLAFALIAEPVDPEVDEQRLLYREAYAELFIELLEEGVRAGEFRVEQIGLVAACLVGAIAESLIGPLSPPARAAREAGQPTLELAQVSASLATFCLRAVGAEEPSR; this comes from the coding sequence ATGGCCTACCGCATCACCGAAGCTCGACTCGACCGTGACCAGGCGCTGCGCGAGCGTATCCTTGCTTGCGCCTTGCAGCGCGTCAGCGCGGGTGGTTTCGCGGCGCTGACGATGCAGGCACTGGCCGAGGATGTCGGCATCGCTACTGGCAGCCTGTACCGCCACTTTCGCAGCAAGGGTGAACTGGCCGCCGAAGTCTTCGCCGCCGCCAGCCAGCGGGAGGTCGACGCTCTGGCCATGGCATTGCGCGGCTCTGGTAGTGCTGCCGAGCGTCTGCGTACTGGCCTGGAGCAGTTCGCCGCCCGCGCCTGGCATAGCCGCCGCCTGGCCTTCGCCTTGATCGCCGAACCGGTCGACCCGGAGGTCGATGAGCAGCGCCTGCTCTATCGCGAAGCCTATGCCGAGTTGTTCATCGAGCTTCTGGAAGAAGGTGTCCGCGCCGGCGAATTTCGGGTCGAGCAGATCGGCCTGGTTGCGGCCTGTCTGGTGGGGGCAATCGCTGAATCCCTCATCGGGCCGCTGTCGCCGCCCGCTCGTGCCGCTCGTGAAGCGGGCCAACCCACCTTGGAGCTGGCGCAGGTCAGCGCCAGCCTTGCCACTTTCTGCCTGCGCGCCGTCGGCGCCGAGGAGCCTTCGCGATGA
- a CDS encoding threonine dehydratase has protein sequence MFDLAQLRQSAELVHRHMAPTPQLAWPLLAQRLSCEVWVKHENHAPTAAFKVRGGLVYIDALLRREPQVCGLVTATRGNHGQSLALAARAAGLAIRILVPHGNAREKNAAMRALGAEVIEHGRDFDEARAEAARIAERDGLHWVPSLHEDLVRGVATYALELLEAVPNLRRVYVPIGLGSGICGMIRTRDLLGLDTEIVGVVASGADAYSRSFEQGRLVQTERADTLADGMACRQPQELALDMIRAGVSRIVRVDDEEIRAAIRTYHEDTHNLAEGAGAAALAALMQERELNAGQRVAVVLSGANIDRAALAELLRDEAPVAA, from the coding sequence ATGTTCGACCTCGCCCAACTGCGCCAGAGCGCTGAACTGGTTCACCGCCACATGGCGCCCACGCCGCAACTGGCCTGGCCGTTGCTTGCCCAGCGCCTGAGCTGCGAGGTCTGGGTCAAGCACGAGAATCACGCCCCGACCGCTGCCTTCAAGGTGCGCGGCGGGCTGGTCTATATCGACGCCCTGCTGCGTCGCGAACCGCAGGTATGCGGGTTGGTCACAGCGACCCGCGGCAACCACGGCCAGAGCCTGGCACTGGCGGCACGCGCGGCCGGCCTGGCGATTCGCATCCTGGTGCCGCATGGCAACGCTCGCGAGAAGAACGCAGCGATGCGCGCCCTCGGTGCCGAGGTGATCGAACATGGCCGCGACTTCGACGAAGCCCGCGCCGAAGCCGCGCGCATCGCCGAACGCGACGGTCTGCACTGGGTGCCGTCACTACACGAGGATCTGGTGCGCGGCGTGGCCACCTACGCCCTGGAACTGCTGGAGGCGGTACCGAACCTGCGCCGGGTGTATGTGCCCATCGGCCTCGGCTCGGGCATCTGCGGGATGATCCGCACCCGCGACCTGCTTGGTCTCGACACCGAGATCGTCGGCGTGGTCGCCAGCGGCGCCGACGCCTATTCGCGGAGTTTCGAGCAGGGCCGCCTGGTGCAGACCGAACGCGCCGATACGCTGGCCGACGGCATGGCCTGCCGCCAGCCGCAGGAATTGGCGCTGGACATGATCCGCGCCGGCGTATCGCGCATCGTGCGAGTCGACGATGAGGAAATTCGCGCCGCCATCCGCACCTATCACGAGGACACCCACAACCTCGCCGAAGGTGCCGGCGCAGCCGCGTTGGCTGCGCTGATGCAGGAGCGTGAACTCAATGCCGGCCAGCGCGTGGCCGTGGTACTCAGCGGCGCTAACATCGACCGCGCAGCGCTGGCCGAACTGCTGCGTGACGAGGCGCCGGTCGCGGCCTGA
- a CDS encoding PaaI family thioesterase yields MHAHPRYRELVERGFADANFINDLGIRATDCGPGWVEAELDIQLRHLQQNGFIHAGVQTTLADHAAGAAAATLVAEGQTVLTLEFKVNLLRPARSARLFCRAEVLKAGRQATVVEAEVFGEEGGQKRLYSKASVTMAVVTLPA; encoded by the coding sequence ATGCACGCCCATCCGCGTTATCGGGAGTTGGTCGAGCGAGGCTTCGCCGATGCCAACTTCATCAATGACCTGGGCATTCGCGCCACCGACTGCGGCCCGGGTTGGGTCGAGGCGGAGCTGGATATCCAGCTCCGCCACCTGCAGCAGAACGGTTTCATCCATGCTGGTGTGCAGACCACTCTGGCCGATCATGCTGCCGGTGCCGCCGCTGCGACGCTGGTGGCCGAGGGGCAGACGGTGCTGACCCTGGAGTTCAAGGTCAACCTGCTGCGTCCGGCGCGCAGTGCACGCCTGTTCTGCCGCGCCGAAGTACTCAAGGCCGGGCGCCAGGCCACGGTGGTCGAGGCCGAGGTGTTCGGCGAGGAGGGCGGCCAGAAGCGCCTGTACAGCAAGGCTTCGGTGACCATGGCGGTGGTGACGTTGCCGGCCTGA